A single Orcinus orca chromosome 2, mOrcOrc1.1, whole genome shotgun sequence DNA region contains:
- the LYSMD4 gene encoding lysM and putative peptidoglycan-binding domain-containing protein 4 has protein sequence MRQKEVLAKTFQGPAMVCRTPTSHIYMFENGVGDSGDSSEEESHQVALRPRGKERQKKGAHHPHQPGAGDVVLLQRELAQEDSLNKLALQYGCKVADIKKVNNFIREQDLYALKSVKIPVKNHGILTETHKELRPLLSSSTETRVTFEEQPDPDRAAVSAGASSNTLTDFFKGIDQNIEHAVQSEIFLSESCCIETSSQPLLPTPPKIPTNGADCGIQRWNAVFIMLLIGIVLPVFYLVYFKIQTTSEIPSILNTTAVPNGSMAVSAVLGQSPKLAIPLPTIPSSDSQFSQTTHGKN, from the exons ATGAGGCAGAAGGAAGTGTTAGCCAAGACCTTCCAAGGCCCAGCCATGGTCTGTAGGACTCCGACCAGCCACATTTACATGTTTGAGAATGGTGTTGGGGACTCCGGGGACTCCTCTGAGGAAGAGTCCCACCAAGTAGCTCTGCGGCCCCGGGGCAAGGAGCGCCAGAAGAAGGGTGCCCACCACCCTCACCAGCCAGGAGCAGGGGACGTGGTGCTGCTGCAGCGGGAGCTGGCCCAGGAGGACAGCCTCAACAAGCTCGCTCTTCAGTATGGCTGCAAA GTTGCAGATATCAAGAAAGTCAACAACTTCATCAGAGAACAAGACTTATATGCTTTGAAATCTGTTAAGATTCCAGTGAAAAACCACGGGATACTAACAGAGACCCACAAAGAACTCAGACCCCTCCTGAGCTCATCTACAGAGACCAGAGTGACCTTCGAGGAGCAGCCAGACCCAGACAGAGCAGCTGTCAGTGCCGGTGCCTCGTCTAACACACTGACGGATTTCTTTAAGGGCATTGACCAGAATATTGAGCATGCAGTGCAGTCAGAAATCTTTTTGAGTGAAAGTTGCTGCATAGAGACCTCCAGTCAGCCATTGCTTCCGACTCCTCCGAAGATACCTACAAATGGTGCAGACTGTGGAATTCAGAGGTGGAATGCTGTTTTTATCATGCTTCTGATTGGAATTGTTTTACCAGTGTTTTATTTggtctattttaaaatacaaactacTAGTGAGATCCCTAGTATCTTGAATACAACTGCTGTCCCTAATGGCTCGATGGCAGTGAGTGCAGTTCTAGGGCAATCCCCCAAATTAGCGATTCCATTGCCAACCATCCCCTCTTCAGACAGCCAGTTCAGTCAGACCACCCACGGGAAGAACTAG